One window from the genome of Solea solea chromosome 2, fSolSol10.1, whole genome shotgun sequence encodes:
- the gpr155a gene encoding integral membrane protein GPR155 yields MMKTPGFNFSYEEDEDAPDSSDLPSAMSIDKLFPALLECFGIILCGYIAGRTNIITSNQAKGLGNFVSKFALPALLFKNMVLLDFGNVIWPFLWSILIAKVSVFFLVCVLTLIVASPENRYSKAGLFSIFATQSNDFALGYPIVEALYQNTHPEYLQYIYLVAPVSLMLLNPIGFAFCEIQKWKNQENPQQSKLIIMGLVVLQVLKNPIVFMVVIGLITHFALHQTIPAFMAQFVDGLANSFGGAALFYLGLSMVGQLRKLTRSTVVSLILLLTAKLLLMPLICRDMVELLDNTNSSSLNHSSLSNYAFLYGVFPTAPSVAIYAVYYNAELEVVTSGMVISTFLSAPIMYVSAWLLSMRWMDPELLINSLQNVSFNISIVGLVVLVWTIVVMFLSKKFKRLPHMFSVNLFLAQFLTCIGMILWNFVVKENNFIGQILTFTLLCTSLYSTYVWPGLIVLSLVLLRSFQDLKLSPGIFVIAGWGIPASVTAMLLISGEKMSDTIDSSFFYGKPQIICTVVVAALSILLGGSSLVCLSRGSWPQNDQILEGNSSSGPIEDLVTEVEPENQTPFEAVNTPGDLDRACLLCDCAPPQPMPDMILSTSMDNTQTTVTGHCENRCDSTDCLLVQVEEFQQVADRQVARHVLLCLLLTVGLLANLSSCLWLLFNRVPGRLYLELQFFCAVANYGQGLLSFALFGLDKLLIILPFKKRLYKLWNGKKQERLLSDLPEEIRMTCTKFTKYHKDQCFHDIVKNKRCGTRSTVDCFLGCELVDWLQQVGLSQDRGEAVLYGTHLQQGGIIQHIKQEYDFQDGRLHYRFIT; encoded by the exons ATGATGAAGACACCAGGTTTCAACTTCTCAtatgaggaggacgaggacgccCCAGACTCCTCTGATCTCCCCTCTGCCATGTCGATTGACAAGCTCTTCCCAGCTCTGCTGGAGTGCTTTGGGATAATCCTGTGCGGATACATCGCAGGGAGAACAAACATCATTACCTCTAACCAGGCCAAAGGATTGGGTAATTTTGTGTCTAAGTTTGCCCTCCCAGCACTGCTGTTTAAGAACATGGTGCTGCTGGACTTTGGTAATGTCATCTGGCCTTTTCTCTGGAGCATCCTCATCGccaaagtgtctgtgttttttctggtCTGTGTCCTCACACTGATCGTTGCCAGTCCTGAGAATCGCTACAGTAAAGCTGGGCTCTTCTCAATATTTGCAACGCAAAGCAATGACTTTGCTCTGGGGTATCCAATTG TTGAAGCATTATACCAGAACACACACCCAGAGTACCTCCAGTACATCTACCTGGTTGCTCCTGTGTCGCTGATGCTTCTAAATCCCATCGGCTTTGCTTTCTGTGAGATCCAGAAATGGAAGAATCAGGAAAACCCCCAGCAGAGCAAACTAATCATCATGGGACTTGTCGTTTTACAAGTCTTGAAGAACCCAATAGTATTTATGGTTGTCATTGGCCTCATCACCCACTTTGCCCTGCACCAGACAATTCCTGCCTTCATGGCGCAGTTTGTGGATGGCTTGGCCAACTCTTTCGGGGGAGCAGCTTTGTTCTACTTGGGTCTGTCCATGGTGGGCCAGTTGAGGAAACTAACCAGATCCACAGTTGTTTCACTGATATTACTCCTTACTGCAAAATt gttgCTGATGCCCCTGATTTGTAGGGACATGGTGGAACTGTTGGACAACACCAACAGCAGCTCTTTGAACCACTCAAGTCTCTCCAATTATGCCTTTCTATATGGAGTATTTCCCACTGCACCAAGTGTGGCCATCTATGCTGTCTATTATAATGCTGAGCTAGAAGTT GTAACCTCAGGGATGGTGATCAGCACTTTTCTCTCAGCTCCGATTATGTATGTTTCTGCATGGTTGCTTTCCATGCGTTGGATGGATCCTGAGCTTTTGATTAATTCTCTGCAAAACGTCAGCTTTAACATCAGCATAGTGGGCTTAGTTGTACTG GTGTGGACAattgttgttatgtttttaaGCAAGAAATTTAAGAGGCTACCTCACATGTTCTCTGTCAACCTTTTCTTGGCACAG TTTCTCACCTGTATTGGGATGATCTTGTGGAActttgtggtgaaagaaaacaacttcATAGGGCAGATCTTGACTTTCACGTTATTATGCACCTCACTCTACAGCACCTATGTGTGGCCAG gtttaATAGTGCTCTCACTGGTACTCTTGAGAAGTTTTCAGGATCTGAAACTTTCACCGGGCATATTTGTAATTGCAGGCTGGGG CATTCCTGCCTCAGTAACTGCCATGCTGCTCATTTCTGGGGAAAAAATGTCTGACACAATAGACTCATCATTCTTTTATGGCAAACCGCAG ATAATCTgcacagtagttgttgctgCCCTCAGCATACTACTGGGAGGGAGCTCACTTGTGTGTCTCAGTAGAGGAAGCTGGCCCCAGAATGACCAAATCCTAGAGGGAAACTCTTCATCTGGCCCAATAGAGGATCTTGTGACTGAAGTTGAACCAGAAAACCAGACACCTTTTGAGGCTGTTAATACGCCAGGAGATCTCGACAGAG CATGCCTCTTATGTGACTGTGCACCACCCCAGCCCATGCCTGACATGATCCTCAGCACAAGTATGGACAACACACAAACCACCGTCACAG GTCATTGTGAGAACAGGTGTGACTCCACAGACTGCCTGCTTGTCCAAGTGGAAGAGTTTCAACAGGTTGCAGATAGACAAGTGGCCCGTCACGTGCTCTTGTGTCTGCTTCTGACTGTCGGCTTGCTTGCA AACCTATCGAGCTGCCTGTGGTTACTCTTTAACCGTGTCCCTGGTCGACTCTACTTGGAGCTGCAGTTCTTCTGTGCTGTGGCCAACTATGGACAG GGCTTGCTCTCTTTCGCTCTGTTTGGGCTGGACAAGCTTTTGATTATATTACCATTTAAAAAGAG GTTATACAAACTgtggaatggaaaaaaacaagaacggCTGCTGAGTGATTTACCTGAGGAAATCAGGATGACCTGCACCAAGTTCACCAAGTACCACAAGGATCAGTGTTTTCATGACATTGTTAAAAATAAGAG ATGTGGGACCAGATCTACTGTGGACTGCTTTCTTGGCTGTGAACTTGTCGACTGGCTGCAGCAGGTTGGTTTGTCTCAGGATCGTGGTGAGGCAGTACTCTACGGGACACATTTACAGCAAGGTGGTATTATCCAGCACATCAAGCAGGAATATGACTTTCAAGAC
- the LOC131446144 gene encoding acetylcholine receptor subunit alpha-like, which translates to MKAAFFIFLLVGLAGFAWSSTAETKLVKTLFTGYNKVVRPVNHFKEPVVVTVGLQLIQLISVDEVNQIVSSNVRLKQKWKDVNLQWNPEDYGGITKIRVPSTDIWRPDLVLYNNADGDFAIVHETKVLLEHTGMITWNPPAIFKSYCEIIVLHFPFDLQNCSMKLGTWTYDGNLVVINPDSEKPDLSNFMESGEWVMKESHSWKHWVYYACCPDTPYLDITYHFLMLRLPLYFIVNVIIPCMLFSFLTGLVFYLPTDSGEKMTLSISVLLSLTVFLLVIVELIPSTSSAVPLIGKYMLFTMVFVIASIIITVIVINTHHRSPSTHTMPEWVRKLFIETIPNIMFFSTMKRPGKEKQGKSLYGADMDISDISGNQISAVPYQSPITKNPDVRSAIEGVKYIAETMKSDEESNNAAEEWKFVAMVLDHILLCVFMAVCLIGTLGVFAGRLIELSTL; encoded by the exons ATGAAGgctgcatttttcatttttcttctcgtCGGTCTAGCAG ggtttGCCTGGTCCTCCACTGCTGAGACTAAGCTAGTTAAAACTCTCTTCACCGGATACAATAAGGTTGTCCGACCTGTCAATCACTTCAAGGAGCCGGTGGTTGTGACTGTGGGCCTTCAGCTCATCCAGCTCATCAGTGTG GACGAGGTCAACCAGATTGTAAGCAGCAATGTGCGGCTGAAACAG aaaTGGAAAGATGTGAACTTGCAGTGGAACCCTGAGGATTATGGTGGCATCACAAAGATCAGAGTTCCCTCCACTGACATTTGGAGGCCTGATCTGGTGCTCTACAACAA TGCTGACGGTGACTTTGCCATCGTTCATGAAACCAAAGTGCTGCTGGAGCACACTGGCATGATCACATGGAACCCGCCTGCCATCTTCAAGAGCTACTGTGAAATCATTGTGCTGCATTTCCCCTTTGACCTTCAGAACTGCAGTATGAAGCTGGGCACGTGGACTTACGACGGAAACTTGGTTGTCATCAATCCT GACAGTGAAAAGCCTGATCTGAGTAACTTCATGGAGAGTGGAGAGTGGGTGATGAAGGAATCTCACAGCTGGAAGCACTGGGTGTACTACGCCTGTTGCCCAGACACTCCTTACCTAGACATCACCTACCACTTTCTAATGCTGCGGCTCCCGCTGTACTTCATCGTCAACGTCATCATCCCCTGCATGCTCTTCTCCTTCCTGACCGGCCTCGTCTTCTACCTTCCCACAGACTCTG GTGAGAAGATGACTCTCAGCATCTCTGTCTTGctgtctctgactgtgttcTTGCTGGTCATTGTGGAGCTGATCCCCTCTACCTCCAGTGCTGTACCACTCATTGGAAAATACATGCTTTTCACCATGGTCTTCGTCATCgcctccatcatcatcacagtcaTTGTCATCAACACCCACCACCGCTCTCCGAGCACTCATACAATGCCAGAATGGGTCCGCAAG CTTTTCATAGAAACCATTCCCAACATCATGTTCTTTTCAACAATGAAGCGCCCTGGCAAAGAAAAGCAGGGTAAAAGCCTCTATGGAGCTGACATGGACATCTCAGACATCTCAGGCAACCAGATATCTGCTGTTCCCTACCAGTCACCTATCACCAAGAATCCTGATGTCCGCAGTGCCATTGAAGGAGTCAAGTACATTGCAGAAACCATGAAATCGGACGAGGAATCCAACAAT gctgcTGAAGAGTGGAAGTTTGTGGCCATGGTGCTGGATCACATTCTGTTGTGTGTCTtcatggctgtttgtctcattGGTACATTAGGAGTGTTCGCAGGGCGTCTTATTGAGCTGAGCACACTGTAA